Proteins from a genomic interval of Papaver somniferum cultivar HN1 chromosome 4, ASM357369v1, whole genome shotgun sequence:
- the LOC113271940 gene encoding F-box protein CPR1-like, translated as MSSIPEDLFLQILKRVPVKTTLVCKCVCKKWLDLISTSEFIKMHLDFNIQKKNYNLMLKNTVNEFSKSWLLQSISYDSLSATGRNACQDGVVQMDCPFKSEDYCVTLRCSYHGLVFLCFSDFRTKTILCLWNPATTEFKIIPEPPRVDFKDIERLDYSDIHTLGYQFPDIYSIGYDQKMDDYKLVKLLIGGKNTVVHIYTLGSNSWKCIGTIPYKFPYHSGRSGEIVSGALHWLIKTATNFKAIVSFDVAEERFQEFQLPENFLEKKESLNCNTCLADCEGYLCLLVNSDNYQFDVWVMQEYGVHKSWAKLSSITLTFVAGESFYSRNHVWSSDNSSRTLRLMCYFKNGKILFGFCGDLILYDLERETYERIRTLVGNVEKYVESLVSLNSSTYMSKLKTRGVNLKLKGKDIVSGW; from the coding sequence ATGTCCAGCATTCCAGAAGATCTGTTCCTTCAAATCCTTAAAAGGGTACCCGTGAAAACCACACTTGTATGCAAATGTGTGTGCAAGAAATGGTTAGATCTAATTTCTACTTCTGAGTTTATTAAAATGCATCTTGATTTTAATATCCAAAAGAAGAACTATAATCTCATGCTTAAGAATACTGTTAACGAGTTTAGCAAGTCTTGGCTATTGCAATCCATAAGTTATGATTCGCTATCAGCAACAGGTAGAAATGCATGTCAAGATGGTGTTGTTCAAATGGATTGCCCATTCAAATCTGAAGATTATTGTGTTACATTGAGATGTTCGTATCATGGTTTGGTTTTCCTATGTTTTTCTGATTTTCGTACCAAAACAATCTTGTGTCTTTGGAACCCAGCAACCACTGAATTCAAGATAATTCCCGAACCACCGCGTGTAGATTTCAAGGACATAGAAAGGTTAGATTACTCTGACATCCATACTTTAGGTTATCAATTCCCTGACATCTATAGTATAGGTTATGATCAGAAGATGGATGATTACAAGTTGGTCAAACTCTTAATTGGAGGAAAGAATACTGTAGTCCATATTTATACGTTGGGATCGAATTCTTGGAAATGCATCGGAACCATTCCCTATAAGTTTCCTTATCATAGCGGCCGGTCTGGGGAGATCGTtagtggagctcttcattggttaaTCAAAACAGCTACCAACTTCAAGGCTATAGTCTCATTTGACGTAGCCGAAGAGAGATTTCAAGAATTTCAACTACCAGAAAATTTTCTGGAAAAGAAGGAATCGCTCAATTGTAACACTTGTTTGGCAGACTGTGAAGGTTATCTCTGTTTACTTGTAAATTCTGATAACTATCAATTTGATGTATGGGTTATGCAGGAGTATGGAGTTCACAAATCATGGGCTAAGCTTTCTTCCATTACCCTAACATTTGTTGCGGGAGAATCCTTTTACTCGAGGAATCATGTATGGAGTTCAGATAACAGTTCACGTACGCTTAGGCTTATGTGTTATTTCAAGAACGGTAAAATTTTGTTTGGGTTTTGCGGTGATCTGATTCTGTATGACCTGGAGAGAGAAACATATGAACGTATTCGAACGCTGGTAGGTAATGTGGAAAAATATGTTGAAAGCCTTGTCTCACTTAATTCTAGTACTTACATGAGCAAATTGAAAACTCGAGGCGTTAACTTGAAACttaaaggaaaggatattgtaagTGGTTGGTAG